In the Candidatus Fusobacterium pullicola genome, one interval contains:
- a CDS encoding energy-coupling factor transporter transmembrane protein EcfT encodes MCRLNPGYKALTIFLISLILSFEYNYYINFTIFILAIILMLLSKVKLKKILISFLSVVIMALGVFFTGYFYGNGEIGNSVNDISKIVVTIENRESGLQLAARILAYAGLGFLFVYTTNPRHFILSLMQQFKLSDKFAYGIMAAYNFIPIVRSEYKNITYAYRARGVKRNIFMLPMLVTAIRASENIAMAMESKGFQVGSSRSQYIKLKVDKIDYLLLILMPFLTLYIVIIF; translated from the coding sequence ATGTGTAGATTAAATCCAGGTTATAAAGCTTTGACTATATTTTTAATATCTCTTATTCTATCTTTTGAATATAACTATTATATTAATTTCACAATTTTTATATTAGCTATTATATTGATGTTACTATCAAAAGTGAAGTTAAAAAAGATTTTAATCTCCTTTTTATCAGTTGTGATTATGGCTTTGGGAGTATTTTTTACTGGATATTTTTATGGAAATGGAGAAATAGGAAATAGTGTTAATGATATATCAAAGATAGTAGTAACTATTGAGAATAGAGAGAGTGGTTTACAGCTAGCAGCTAGAATTCTAGCCTATGCTGGTTTGGGATTTTTATTTGTTTATACGACTAATCCAAGACATTTTATATTGAGTCTTATGCAACAGTTTAAGTTATCAGATAAGTTTGCTTATGGGATAATGGCAGCTTATAATTTTATTCCCATTGTGAGAAGTGAGTATAAAAATATAACCTATGCCTACAGAGCTAGAGGAGTAAAGAGAAATATATTTATGCTTCCTATGCTTGTTACAGCTATAAGAGCTTCTGAAAATATAGCTATGGCTATGGAGTCAAAGGGATTTCAAGTAGGAAGTAGTAGAAGTCAATATATAAAATTAAAAGTAGATAAAATTGATTATCTACTTTTAATCTTGATGCCTTTTTTGACACTATATATTGTAATTATATTTTGA
- a CDS encoding M42 family metallopeptidase, with protein sequence MKERLIKLSEELTNTFGAPGYEDEVIEKIKSHLGFLSLERDSINNLYAGLAERDSKKPTVALDCHTDEVGFIVENINKNGSISFLPLGGWYVGNVPASSVVIKNEKGEKYIGTVTSKPPHFMSDEEKSRLPKMSDLTIDLGTSSFEETTELYGIEVGNPIVPDVKFSYDEKLGIMRAKAFDNRLGCAASIEVLSSLKGKECNVNVVGAFASQEEVGLRGAQVAAYRVKPDFAIVFEGSPADDSFKDGASAHGALRKGVQLRVVDGAMISNPRVLRFAKEVAKKRGIKYQVIAREKGSTNGGKYHISETGIPVLVLGIPTRYIHTHYSYASIDDLISAIELAKAVIEELNEDIIKNF encoded by the coding sequence ATGAAAGAAAGACTTATAAAATTATCTGAAGAGTTAACTAATACATTTGGTGCACCAGGATATGAAGATGAAGTTATAGAGAAGATAAAATCTCATTTAGGGTTTTTAAGCTTAGAAAGAGACTCTATAAACAATCTATATGCTGGGCTTGCTGAAAGAGATAGTAAAAAACCTACTGTAGCTCTAGATTGTCATACAGATGAGGTTGGATTTATAGTAGAAAATATAAATAAAAATGGTTCTATTAGCTTCCTACCACTAGGAGGATGGTATGTTGGAAATGTACCAGCTAGTAGTGTTGTAATTAAAAATGAAAAGGGAGAAAAGTACATTGGAACTGTAACTTCTAAACCACCTCACTTTATGAGTGATGAGGAGAAAAGTAGACTTCCTAAAATGTCAGATTTAACTATTGATTTAGGAACTAGTAGCTTTGAAGAAACAACTGAACTTTATGGAATAGAAGTTGGAAATCCTATCGTTCCAGATGTAAAGTTTAGCTATGATGAAAAACTTGGAATTATGAGAGCTAAAGCTTTTGATAATAGACTTGGATGTGCAGCATCTATAGAAGTACTTTCATCTCTAAAAGGTAAAGAGTGTAATGTAAATGTGGTTGGAGCTTTTGCTTCACAAGAGGAAGTTGGATTAAGAGGGGCTCAAGTTGCTGCTTACAGAGTAAAACCTGATTTTGCTATAGTATTTGAAGGTTCACCTGCTGATGATAGTTTCAAAGATGGAGCATCTGCTCATGGAGCTCTTAGAAAAGGAGTACAACTTAGAGTGGTAGATGGAGCTATGATATCAAATCCAAGAGTTCTTAGATTTGCTAAAGAGGTTGCTAAGAAAAGAGGAATAAAATATCAAGTAATAGCTAGAGAAAAAGGGTCTACTAATGGTGGAAAATACCATATATCAGAGACTGGAATACCTGTACTAGTACTAGGTATCCCAACTAGATATATTCACACTCACTACTCTTATGCTTCAATAGATGATTTAATATCTGCTATTGAACTTGCAAAGGCTGTTATAGAAGAGTTAAATGAAGATATTATAAAGAATTTCTAA
- a CDS encoding DNA-binding protein, translating to MKIRRKILLSFMMLGLLTACGGNNDSKSKGPKDTLVFSQISEGKTLDPQDTTEQYSQRVITVIYDRLVEIDEMTGKIVPGLAKSWEQLDDKTILFHLNEGVTFHNGEKFTAEDVKFTLERAKKLPKVAHLYSLIDKIDVIDDNTVKIHTSEPFAPLLAHLSHKTASIISKKYFEEKGIAGFQNPVGTGPYKYKDWKVGDRITLEANDNYFGLKPSIKYVVIRAVPEENSSVIGLETGEIDMTADLNAESRRLVMNNPELVYMEQSGINVNYVGLNTAKGILKDRDVRRAIAMGIDRDSIIDSILLGSVDKANNFVAPGVFGYSVDSKTLEYNPEAAKKIIEQKGLKGTKLTIGVSNSPVRMQMSEIIQAQLKEIGLDVTVESLEWGAFLTATGRGDLDMFSMGWGPSTYDADYGYYPNFHSSQLGSAGNRSQYVNPKMDKLLDDAKKEINTEKRKELYKEVADIIYTDVPVIPMYYTNNTVASTKNIEGMKPTSYIRFNELKFKVSDK from the coding sequence TTGAAAATAAGAAGAAAAATATTATTATCTTTTATGATGTTAGGACTACTTACAGCTTGTGGTGGAAATAACGACAGTAAATCAAAAGGACCAAAGGATACTCTTGTATTTTCTCAAATATCTGAAGGTAAAACATTAGATCCACAAGATACTACAGAACAATACTCTCAAAGGGTTATTACTGTAATATATGATAGATTAGTTGAAATTGATGAAATGACTGGTAAAATTGTTCCTGGTCTTGCAAAAAGTTGGGAGCAATTAGATGATAAAACTATATTATTCCATCTTAATGAGGGAGTAACATTCCATAATGGAGAGAAATTTACAGCTGAAGATGTTAAATTCACTTTAGAAAGAGCTAAAAAATTGCCTAAGGTAGCTCACCTTTATTCTTTAATAGATAAAATTGATGTAATTGATGATAATACTGTAAAAATTCATACTAGTGAGCCTTTCGCTCCACTACTTGCTCATCTTAGCCATAAAACTGCTTCTATTATAAGTAAAAAATACTTTGAAGAGAAGGGAATAGCTGGATTCCAAAATCCTGTTGGAACAGGACCTTACAAATATAAGGATTGGAAAGTTGGAGATAGAATAACTCTAGAAGCTAATGACAACTACTTCGGATTAAAACCAAGTATAAAATATGTTGTAATTAGAGCTGTTCCTGAAGAGAATAGTAGTGTTATTGGACTAGAAACTGGTGAGATAGATATGACAGCAGATTTAAATGCTGAATCTAGAAGACTAGTAATGAATAACCCTGAATTAGTATATATGGAGCAAAGTGGAATCAATGTAAACTATGTTGGATTAAATACCGCTAAGGGAATTTTAAAGGATAGAGATGTTAGAAGAGCTATAGCTATGGGAATAGATAGAGATTCTATAATCGATAGTATTCTTTTAGGATCAGTTGACAAAGCAAATAACTTTGTAGCTCCAGGAGTATTTGGATACAGTGTAGATTCTAAAACTCTTGAATACAATCCAGAAGCAGCTAAAAAGATTATAGAGCAAAAAGGACTTAAAGGTACTAAACTTACTATAGGTGTAAGTAACAGCCCTGTTAGAATGCAAATGTCTGAAATAATACAAGCTCAATTAAAAGAGATAGGACTTGATGTTACAGTTGAATCTCTAGAATGGGGAGCTTTCTTAACAGCTACTGGAAGAGGAGACCTTGATATGTTCAGTATGGGATGGGGACCATCTACTTATGATGCAGATTATGGATATTATCCTAACTTCCACAGCTCTCAATTAGGATCAGCTGGAAACCGTTCTCAATATGTAAATCCTAAAATGGATAAACTTTTAGATGATGCTAAGAAAGAGATAAATACTGAAAAGAGAAAAGAATTATATAAAGAAGTAGCAGATATAATCTATACTGATGTGCCTGTTATCCCTATGTACTATACAAATAACACTGTTGCTTCTACTAAAAATATAGAAGGAATGAAACCTACATCATATATTCGTTTCAACGAATTAAAATTTAAGGTATCTGATAAGTAG